A genomic region of Porticoccaceae bacterium LTM1 contains the following coding sequences:
- a CDS encoding 3-oxoacyl-[acyl-carrier-protein] synthase III C-terminal domain-containing protein produces MARIEATGSYLPEKVVSNDAFDKDSAIFESIAEFLDGYEQRRHAAPGESGLSMAVAAAKNAFESSQYTPDDIDGIIGVVVPNEYLYGEDLNLLQHEIGAVNASVLPINTTCSTFLSALNLADSLIASGKKSRILIVVAVNWVNNILDVSKPNYGFAGDGAAAVIVDDKSQSLIDVCEVNNSIPPVFTSMVMKNPVLSGQKEYFQISEPEGVSTAKDLILGPIKVGKKLLARNPDIRIDKVFMHQSGEKMMSMWMDKLGLPMSIVRHTLPLYANMTMANIPVSLDYWVKRRELKRGETVLFFSPAAGGHYISMLWKY; encoded by the coding sequence AGGATTCCGCGATATTTGAATCTATCGCGGAATTTTTGGATGGATACGAACAAAGACGACATGCTGCTCCAGGAGAAAGCGGTTTATCCATGGCTGTCGCCGCTGCAAAAAATGCTTTTGAGAGCAGTCAGTACACCCCGGACGATATAGACGGAATTATCGGCGTTGTGGTCCCGAACGAATATCTTTATGGTGAAGATCTCAACCTGCTTCAGCATGAAATTGGTGCTGTTAATGCGTCTGTTCTGCCAATCAATACAACATGCTCAACATTCCTGTCAGCGCTCAATCTCGCGGACTCGCTTATAGCATCAGGGAAGAAATCGCGGATATTGATAGTTGTTGCTGTGAACTGGGTAAATAATATCCTAGATGTATCAAAACCTAACTATGGCTTTGCCGGCGATGGTGCTGCTGCTGTAATTGTTGATGATAAATCACAATCCTTGATTGATGTTTGTGAAGTCAATAATTCCATTCCGCCTGTCTTTACTTCCATGGTAATGAAAAATCCCGTACTTTCTGGCCAGAAAGAGTATTTCCAGATAAGTGAGCCAGAGGGAGTTTCAACTGCAAAAGATTTGATCCTTGGCCCAATAAAAGTTGGCAAAAAACTGCTGGCACGAAACCCGGATATCAGGATTGATAAAGTTTTCATGCATCAATCTGGTGAAAAAATGATGTCCATGTGGATGGATAAATTGGGGCTGCCAATGTCAATCGTGCGGCATACATTACCTCTGTATGCCAATATGACAATGGCAAATATACCAGTCTCATTAGACTACTGGGTGAAAAGGCGCGAGTTGAAGCGAGGGGAAACCGTGTTGTTTTTCTCCCCTGCTGCGGGTGGTCACTATATTTCCATGTTGTGGAAATACTAA
- a CDS encoding L-threonylcarbamoyladenylate synthase, translating into MTQILTIHPDNPQQRLIRQAVEVVHKGGVIAYPTDSAYALGCHIGDKSALDRIRTIRQLEKKHNFTLMCRDLSELATYARVDNVVYRMLKSHTPGPYTFVLEGTSEVPRRLMHPKRKTIGLRVPDNPITLALLEELGEPMMSVTLHMPGDEYPLTDPYDIRDSLQSRIDLVIDGGYCGLEPTSVLDLTGELPEILRVGMGDVSDFEA; encoded by the coding sequence ATGACTCAGATTTTGACCATTCACCCGGATAACCCCCAACAGCGTTTGATTCGTCAGGCAGTTGAGGTTGTCCACAAAGGCGGGGTAATCGCTTACCCAACCGATTCTGCTTATGCACTTGGCTGCCACATTGGTGACAAGTCGGCTCTTGATCGCATTCGCACTATTCGACAATTGGAAAAAAAGCATAATTTCACATTGATGTGTCGCGACCTTTCCGAGCTGGCTACTTATGCCAGGGTGGATAATGTGGTCTATCGAATGTTGAAGAGTCACACACCAGGTCCTTATACCTTTGTATTGGAAGGGACGTCTGAAGTGCCTCGCAGGCTGATGCACCCGAAAAGGAAGACGATTGGGCTGCGCGTCCCTGATAACCCAATAACTTTGGCCCTGCTGGAAGAGTTGGGTGAGCCGATGATGTCTGTCACCCTGCACATGCCAGGCGACGAGTACCCGTTAACCGACCCTTATGATATTCGCGACTCCCTACAGTCCAGAATTGATCTTGTGATAGACGGTGGCTATTGCGGTCTTGAGCCTACATCGGTGCTGGATCTGACCGGGGAGTTGCCTGAAATCCTCAGGGTTGGCATGGGTGATGTCAGCGACTTTGAAGCGTGA
- the scpB gene encoding SMC-Scp complex subunit ScpB — protein MTDLNQLKQIVEGALLAAGRPLDIQHIEALFEEDQCPEKDDIRQALEEVAVDCAGRGFELKKVGSGYRFQVRQELSQWINRLWEEKPQRYSRAVLETLSLIAYRQPITRGDIEEIRGVSVSSQIIKTLLEREWVRVVGHRDVPGRPSLYATTRQFLDYFNLSSLDELPPLGELRDIDEIDPEMELDIGDDSAEATEITDQQQSVDEDEEVVVEEGSADTGVDEGDVSEEQASLLVEADEEDMEAEFPEETPQVESRESQDESEDWTEPR, from the coding sequence ATGACAGACCTGAATCAACTTAAACAAATTGTCGAGGGTGCCTTGTTGGCAGCTGGTCGGCCACTGGATATACAGCACATAGAGGCGCTATTTGAAGAGGATCAGTGCCCTGAAAAAGATGACATTCGTCAGGCACTGGAAGAAGTTGCTGTTGATTGCGCAGGACGTGGTTTTGAATTGAAAAAGGTAGGCAGTGGCTACCGTTTTCAGGTACGCCAGGAGCTTTCCCAATGGATTAATCGTCTTTGGGAAGAGAAGCCCCAGAGGTATTCGCGGGCAGTACTGGAGACCCTGTCATTGATCGCCTATCGCCAGCCTATTACCCGTGGTGATATCGAAGAGATTCGTGGTGTATCCGTCAGTTCGCAAATTATCAAAACGCTGCTTGAGCGGGAGTGGGTTCGTGTAGTTGGTCATCGCGATGTACCGGGGCGCCCATCTCTTTACGCAACGACCCGTCAATTTTTGGATTATTTCAACCTTTCAAGCCTTGATGAATTGCCGCCCCTGGGTGAGCTGCGTGATATCGATGAGATTGATCCGGAGATGGAGCTGGATATAGGTGATGATTCTGCAGAGGCCACTGAGATCACAGATCAACAGCAATCGGTTGATGAAGATGAAGAGGTTGTGGTTGAAGAAGGTTCGGCGGACACCGGGGTTGATGAAGGTGATGTAAGTGAAGAGCAGGCTTCCCTGCTGGTAGAAGCTGACGAAGAAGATATGGAAGCTGAATTCCCGGAAGAAACTCCACAAGTGGAGAGCCGCGAATCTCAGGATGAATCTGAAGACTGGACGGAGCCGCGCTGA
- a CDS encoding ScpA family protein, translating into MSAEQTEEIAVAEPEQAEESTPERPSQGEMPFAMVHGKAITELPKDLYIPPEALEVFLEAFEGPLDLLLYLIKRQNLDILEINVAEITRQYMNYVEMMEAMQFELAAEYLLMAAMLAEIKSRMLLPRQEEIEDEEDPRAELIRRLQEYERFKRAAEEVDELPRVGRDIFVASAKEPDRNHQRPHPEVSMKELLLALSDVLRRAEMFESHQVQREKLSTRERMTQVLEKLKGRQFVPFVSLFTATEGKLGVVTTFLAVMELIKESLVEIVQTEIFGPIHVKARDGSEAETI; encoded by the coding sequence ATATCCGCAGAGCAGACCGAAGAGATTGCGGTTGCCGAGCCAGAACAGGCCGAAGAGTCTACGCCTGAACGCCCCAGCCAAGGGGAAATGCCGTTTGCTATGGTGCACGGCAAGGCCATTACTGAGCTCCCTAAAGACCTGTACATTCCCCCTGAAGCACTGGAAGTGTTTCTTGAGGCCTTTGAGGGACCGCTTGACCTGCTGTTATACCTCATCAAGCGCCAGAACCTCGACATCCTTGAGATTAACGTTGCGGAAATTACTCGACAGTACATGAACTACGTCGAGATGATGGAGGCCATGCAGTTTGAGCTAGCTGCTGAATACCTGCTGATGGCGGCGATGTTGGCAGAGATCAAATCGCGCATGTTACTGCCCCGTCAGGAAGAGATTGAAGATGAGGAAGACCCGCGCGCTGAGTTGATTCGACGCTTGCAGGAGTACGAACGCTTCAAACGCGCTGCGGAAGAGGTGGACGAGTTGCCTCGCGTAGGTCGCGATATATTTGTGGCCAGTGCCAAAGAGCCGGATCGTAATCATCAACGTCCCCACCCGGAAGTGAGCATGAAGGAACTGCTGTTGGCGCTTTCTGATGTGCTGCGGCGTGCGGAAATGTTTGAAAGCCACCAGGTTCAGCGTGAAAAGCTTTCCACGCGCGAGCGAATGACCCAGGTTCTGGAGAAGCTTAAAGGACGTCAGTTTGTACCTTTTGTTAGCTTGTTTACTGCCACAGAGGGCAAGCTGGGTGTGGTGACCACCTTCCTGGCCGTGATGGAATTGATTAAAGAGTCCCTGGTGGAAATCGTTCAGACAGAAATATTTGGCCCGATACACGTCAAGGCGCGTGACGGCTCAGAAGCGGAAACAATATGA
- a CDS encoding TonB-dependent receptor, whose product MRCLSLSSLLLITSFNAFADEEEDLLSVFGDEELVSIATGYKKPISKAPAVASVITSDDIKKLGATDLDQVLETVPGLHVAINPISYGPIYTFRGIYSDFNPQVLMLVNGVPITNIYLGNRSLVWGGMPVEAISRIEIIRGPGSAVYGADAFAGVINVITKDGKEMNGLNSGVRYGSFNTVQGWAQYGGETDNFTYGFSLEYEDTDGQDEIIASDLQSFFDSLTGTSTSYAPGGVNTGRESYELRADVASGFWRIQSGLQHREIQSGAGAAQILDPNNISQSDRFNTSVSYINDQLAEGALTFSVVGSYLSTTQEMKEDLVLFPPGSTGPNFDPITNVPLFVDGSGNIMTYPDGMIGNPEVYEKHYRLDVSALYSGVPGNEIRTGFGYYRGDQYRVKDERNFGINPQTGLPILPGDPLIDVSDTPYSFITEGDRTNYYGFIQDAWQMFNDWELTAGIRVDDYSDFGTTINPRMAVVWSTSQTLTSKLLFGKAFRAPSFAEMRNQNNPAVLGNPDLEPEEIKSYEMAFDYRPAHNLNLKLNLFYYEWSDIISFVADTTGTTRTAQNAGEQTGHGFELEGVWKASEVLSFSGNYASVDSTDKQSDSDSANSPGSQLYLRADMQLSENWSFNLQSNWVRDRNRMVFDMRPEVDDYITLDSSLRFKTNDNKWQVALISKNLLDEEIYEPSPAGVPVPSIPGDLPMAGRSVMAEIRMRLQ is encoded by the coding sequence ATGAGATGCCTGTCATTGAGTAGCCTGCTTTTGATAACAAGTTTTAATGCATTTGCAGATGAGGAAGAGGATTTACTCTCGGTTTTTGGTGATGAAGAGCTGGTGAGTATTGCCACGGGTTATAAAAAGCCTATTTCTAAAGCACCAGCGGTAGCATCGGTAATTACATCTGATGACATTAAAAAGTTGGGGGCGACAGATTTGGATCAGGTGTTGGAGACGGTGCCTGGCTTGCATGTCGCTATCAATCCTATAAGTTATGGTCCAATTTATACTTTTCGTGGAATTTACTCGGATTTTAATCCCCAGGTGTTGATGTTGGTGAATGGTGTGCCTATTACCAATATTTACCTTGGTAATCGAAGCTTGGTATGGGGCGGCATGCCAGTTGAAGCAATTTCCCGTATTGAGATTATTCGAGGCCCAGGGTCGGCCGTGTACGGTGCTGATGCATTCGCGGGCGTAATCAATGTCATTACTAAAGATGGTAAAGAGATGAATGGCCTTAACTCAGGTGTTCGCTATGGTAGCTTTAACACCGTGCAGGGTTGGGCCCAGTATGGTGGGGAGACTGATAACTTCACATATGGCTTTTCCCTGGAGTACGAGGATACGGATGGTCAGGACGAAATCATAGCAAGTGATCTGCAGAGCTTTTTTGACTCACTGACCGGTACTTCTACAAGTTATGCGCCGGGAGGTGTAAATACTGGCCGCGAATCCTACGAGCTACGGGCGGATGTAGCGTCCGGCTTCTGGCGCATTCAGTCAGGACTTCAGCATAGGGAGATTCAAAGTGGTGCAGGAGCAGCACAGATTCTAGACCCCAATAATATCTCGCAGAGTGATCGGTTTAATACGTCGGTATCCTATATCAATGACCAGCTGGCGGAAGGTGCACTGACATTTTCTGTTGTTGGCAGCTATCTTTCTACCACCCAGGAGATGAAAGAGGATCTGGTTTTATTCCCACCCGGGAGTACAGGGCCAAATTTTGACCCCATTACAAATGTGCCACTATTTGTAGATGGTAGCGGCAATATCATGACATACCCGGATGGTATGATCGGAAATCCCGAAGTGTATGAAAAACACTATCGACTTGATGTTTCAGCTTTATATAGCGGTGTACCAGGTAATGAAATTCGAACCGGTTTTGGATACTATCGTGGTGACCAATATCGTGTTAAAGACGAGAGGAATTTTGGAATAAATCCACAAACCGGTCTTCCAATTCTTCCGGGAGATCCTCTGATTGATGTCTCTGATACTCCTTACAGCTTTATTACAGAAGGCGATCGTACAAATTATTATGGCTTTATTCAGGACGCCTGGCAGATGTTCAACGATTGGGAGCTGACAGCCGGTATTCGTGTGGATGACTACTCCGATTTTGGTACGACGATTAACCCGCGTATGGCAGTGGTCTGGTCCACAAGCCAGACACTGACCAGCAAGCTTCTTTTCGGTAAAGCATTTCGAGCACCATCCTTTGCTGAAATGCGTAACCAGAATAACCCGGCAGTTCTAGGGAATCCTGACTTGGAGCCCGAGGAAATTAAAAGTTACGAGATGGCTTTTGACTATAGGCCAGCCCATAACTTGAATCTGAAATTGAACCTGTTTTATTACGAATGGAGTGACATTATCTCTTTTGTTGCCGACACGACCGGGACAACTCGCACCGCCCAGAATGCTGGAGAGCAAACGGGCCATGGTTTTGAGTTGGAAGGGGTCTGGAAAGCCTCAGAAGTGCTCTCTTTCTCAGGTAACTATGCAAGTGTTGATAGTACCGATAAGCAAAGTGATTCAGATTCTGCGAATTCTCCTGGAAGCCAGCTCTATTTGCGCGCCGATATGCAGCTTTCGGAAAACTGGAGTTTTAACCTGCAATCTAATTGGGTGAGGGATCGTAATCGAATGGTTTTCGATATGCGCCCTGAAGTCGATGATTACATCACTCTTGACTCTTCTTTACGATTTAAGACAAATGATAACAAATGGCAGGTTGCCCTGATTTCCAAAAATTTGCTGGATGAAGAGATATATGAGCCATCTCCTGCCGGGGTGCCGGTTCCGTCTATCCCGGGTGACTTGCCTATGGCGGGTAGATCAGTTATGGCTGAAATTCGCATGCGACTGCAATAA
- a CDS encoding pseudouridine synthase, with protein MSEKLQKVLAAAGLGSRRGMEQWITDGRIKVNGQVAKLGDRVGPEDSIQVDGRPLNRPAQRTRTRVLLYNKPTGEICTRSDPQGRPTVFERLPVLKGERWVSVGRLDINTSGMLLFTNDGELANKLMHPSSNIDREYLVRVHGEVDEAMLKRLKEGVLLEDGMAKFTDIVPGEESGTNRWFTVALMEGRNREVRRLWESQGVEVNRLKRVRFGPIFFPSFLREGQWIDLEPRDIKVLCQQAGIKPVNLGNPTKEERVERERKESRLRSRGRS; from the coding sequence ATGTCTGAAAAATTACAGAAAGTATTGGCTGCTGCCGGACTCGGTTCCCGCCGTGGTATGGAGCAGTGGATTACCGATGGTCGTATCAAAGTAAATGGCCAGGTGGCAAAGCTTGGGGATCGGGTTGGTCCGGAGGACAGTATCCAGGTAGATGGCCGGCCGCTGAATCGCCCGGCGCAGCGTACCCGCACCAGGGTGCTTTTGTACAACAAGCCAACTGGTGAAATTTGTACCCGCTCTGATCCTCAGGGCAGACCGACAGTATTTGAACGTTTGCCGGTGCTAAAAGGCGAACGCTGGGTATCGGTGGGGCGTCTGGATATTAATACCAGTGGAATGTTGCTGTTTACCAATGATGGTGAATTGGCCAACAAGCTGATGCACCCCAGCTCCAATATTGACCGTGAATATCTGGTTCGTGTTCATGGTGAGGTCGACGAAGCCATGCTGAAACGCCTTAAAGAAGGTGTTTTGCTGGAAGACGGCATGGCGAAGTTTACTGACATTGTGCCTGGCGAGGAGAGTGGTACAAACCGTTGGTTTACTGTTGCCTTGATGGAAGGGCGCAACCGTGAAGTGCGTCGTCTTTGGGAGTCCCAGGGCGTGGAGGTCAACCGACTGAAGCGGGTTAGATTCGGGCCGATTTTCTTCCCGTCTTTTCTGCGTGAGGGGCAGTGGATCGACCTGGAACCGAGAGACATCAAGGTGCTTTGCCAGCAGGCTGGCATTAAACCGGTCAACCTCGGTAATCCAACCAAAGAAGAGCGTGTTGAGCGGGAGCGTAAGGAGAGCCGACTGCGTTCTCGCGGGCGTTCCTGA
- a CDS encoding EAL domain-containing protein, with protein sequence MKKTIFSIWNQWDFRRQLTTVFAVGVIFLAVATTTAITRISSGIVREQMIEHGRQNTAIFANAGAYPVLSGDPITAQKASDHVLGFDDAVATGIYFQDGTVRLESGDIDLIRRIENLPIHSGSSAEIVYETDLYWQFAAPLISKGDDTDSPFDTEGDDTGPERLGWVLVVVSKASLHQMEAAILRGNVIVSIGISMMLLFLLLLLSNRVSRPLSQLSEIMHRAEQGEKKLRADISGPCDITNMQHAFNTMMMVLERRELELLQAKDAALESARIKGEFAANVSHELRTPMNAVLGMLDLLMTMGLSQKQKEYVETAKSSGEVLLELIDGVLNFSKVESGAMVLNSEDTYIEDLLDEVVSLMSGSAQKTKVDLGYICADDVPQLISIDSARVRQVLINLVGNAIKFTSQGEVAIRLMVESPDEGSVVLRFSVTDTGIGISPEAQQKIFEPFTQADSSTTRQYGGTGLGLAISRRIVSMLGGDIGVSSTLGKGSTFWFTIPLKESEIVSKTISRRVTPSEVVAMKLLCVGSSEIVRDYLSSHLLRWGVESEFLDNSLLAMKLLRERAKSDDAFDLVVLDEHVEGLKAVDAVKLIAQEPDLAGINVLVLMSPWSEYQSLYPEHVVRLTKPLRNGSLFEILQSIAGVSVSANTDIAPSRPLNSFSKRILVADDNRANQQVAIGMLERLGCEVVIAENGEEAFNHVLRGAFDLVLMDCQMPVMDGYEATTRIRKFEGEDHLLPIIAMTANASEEEEQRCLQAGMNGFLPKPLRLESLKKNLAKWFASEEQVTDQQAVHEVANTYEVINTTTFDQRILEELRSSVGEVVDSMIEAFLEDTPVYLQSVKYAAAEQDAKQLRELAHLIKGSASNFGAIEVVRISKELEDCGSRGEVEGVGAIVSNLMKAFDRLRKDLEGELTQVVQGAMGKQTGATYTILIADDDRTMRMALRNALESDEYLIEEVQNGVHAVAICQRKIPDLILMDAMMPEVDGFTACQQIRDLPNGSEVPILMITALDDEDSINRAFKAGASDYIPKPVHFSVMQQRVARMLQASRNEKHVKKLAYQDPLTGLPNRANLLQQMRVIISRAALNDEMVAVLFLDLDRFKVVNDSLGHDTGDLLLKAVAERIRRCLRENDIVARLGGDEFTIVLEGLSSPALAAKVAEKIRDSISKPFVFLQQKMFVTTSVGISVYPHDGTDVGTLLKHADSAMFTAKEKGNRIQFYEHGMEDQIYSVLELERELRVALEENQLRLFYQPQVNPKTGEVVSAEALIRWQHPERGLLYPGKFIPMAEESGLINDLGNWVLREACRQLSEWVKLGYRFRLAVNFSGRELQAEGLVHRLNNLIREYNIPPELLEIEITESMLLEHHDRIIEDLGRIKEMGVTLAIDDFGSGYSSLNYLKHLPVDVLKLDQIFVHDLDGDEDSQAIVAGIVGLAKNLGLQTVAEGVETEMQRTILTELGCDMLQGFLFSQAIPPDEFEESFLKIMEGAEQIDS encoded by the coding sequence ATGAAAAAAACAATCTTCTCTATTTGGAATCAATGGGACTTCCGTCGTCAGCTAACAACGGTATTTGCCGTTGGTGTGATTTTTTTGGCGGTAGCGACTACAACGGCTATTACCCGGATTTCTTCAGGTATTGTTCGGGAGCAAATGATTGAGCATGGCAGGCAAAATACTGCCATTTTTGCCAATGCAGGCGCATACCCGGTTCTGAGTGGTGATCCTATTACGGCTCAAAAGGCATCAGATCATGTGTTGGGTTTTGATGATGCTGTTGCCACAGGCATCTATTTTCAGGACGGCACAGTCCGACTGGAGAGTGGTGATATCGATTTAATACGCCGGATTGAAAATTTGCCAATCCATAGTGGTTCATCAGCAGAAATTGTTTATGAGACTGATCTCTACTGGCAGTTTGCCGCACCTCTAATCTCTAAAGGAGATGATACTGATTCCCCCTTTGATACAGAAGGAGATGACACCGGACCCGAGCGGTTGGGCTGGGTTCTGGTGGTGGTCAGTAAGGCAAGCCTGCATCAAATGGAGGCAGCCATCTTAAGAGGCAATGTCATTGTCTCAATCGGCATATCGATGATGCTGTTGTTTTTGCTGCTGTTGTTATCCAACAGGGTTTCAAGGCCTCTAAGTCAGCTATCAGAGATAATGCATCGTGCCGAGCAGGGAGAGAAAAAGCTACGGGCAGATATTTCGGGGCCATGTGATATTACCAATATGCAGCATGCTTTTAATACCATGATGATGGTGTTGGAACGTCGCGAGTTGGAATTGTTGCAGGCAAAAGACGCTGCCCTTGAATCTGCACGAATAAAAGGAGAATTTGCAGCAAACGTCAGTCATGAATTGAGAACCCCCATGAATGCTGTGCTGGGGATGCTCGATCTGTTAATGACAATGGGGCTGAGCCAGAAACAGAAAGAGTATGTTGAAACAGCCAAGTCATCAGGAGAAGTGTTGCTTGAGCTGATTGACGGAGTTCTGAACTTCTCGAAAGTTGAATCTGGTGCCATGGTTCTCAACTCGGAAGATACCTATATAGAAGACCTTCTGGATGAAGTGGTCAGCCTGATGTCAGGTAGCGCTCAAAAGACCAAGGTGGATCTTGGGTATATTTGTGCTGACGATGTACCGCAATTGATCAGTATTGATTCTGCCAGGGTGCGGCAGGTATTGATTAATCTGGTGGGTAATGCAATCAAATTCACTTCCCAGGGCGAAGTGGCTATTCGTCTGATGGTCGAATCGCCTGATGAAGGTTCCGTTGTTTTACGCTTTTCTGTGACAGATACAGGAATAGGAATTTCGCCCGAAGCCCAACAGAAAATATTTGAACCCTTCACACAGGCGGACTCGTCGACTACTCGCCAGTATGGTGGTACAGGTTTGGGGCTTGCTATCAGTCGACGAATAGTCAGCATGCTCGGCGGTGACATCGGAGTAAGCAGCACCCTCGGAAAGGGCAGTACGTTCTGGTTTACGATCCCATTGAAGGAAAGTGAAATTGTATCGAAGACTATTTCACGCAGGGTCACACCATCAGAAGTGGTAGCAATGAAGCTGCTCTGTGTTGGCAGCAGCGAAATTGTTAGGGATTACCTCTCCTCGCACTTGCTGCGATGGGGAGTTGAAAGTGAATTTCTTGATAACTCTCTCCTGGCGATGAAACTATTGAGGGAGAGAGCTAAATCTGATGATGCTTTTGACCTGGTTGTTCTGGATGAGCATGTTGAGGGTCTGAAGGCAGTTGATGCGGTTAAATTGATTGCTCAGGAACCGGACTTGGCCGGGATTAATGTTTTGGTGTTGATGAGCCCCTGGAGCGAGTATCAGTCTCTGTATCCTGAGCATGTTGTTCGCCTAACCAAGCCATTGCGGAATGGCTCATTATTTGAAATTTTACAATCCATAGCCGGTGTTAGTGTCAGCGCAAATACTGATATAGCCCCAAGCCGCCCGCTCAATTCGTTTAGTAAACGTATTCTGGTTGCAGATGATAACAGGGCCAATCAACAGGTCGCTATTGGTATGTTGGAGCGCCTTGGTTGTGAAGTTGTCATCGCCGAAAATGGTGAAGAAGCCTTCAACCATGTGTTGAGAGGTGCTTTCGATCTGGTTCTGATGGATTGCCAGATGCCGGTTATGGATGGCTACGAAGCAACTACGCGAATCAGAAAGTTTGAGGGTGAAGATCACCTGCTGCCTATCATCGCCATGACAGCTAATGCTTCAGAAGAAGAGGAGCAGCGTTGCCTTCAGGCTGGAATGAATGGATTCCTACCCAAGCCACTACGCCTTGAAAGCCTTAAAAAGAATCTTGCTAAATGGTTTGCATCTGAAGAACAGGTTACTGATCAGCAAGCTGTTCATGAAGTAGCAAACACTTATGAAGTAATCAATACAACAACATTTGATCAACGTATATTGGAAGAGTTGCGAAGCAGTGTCGGTGAAGTCGTTGACTCAATGATTGAGGCGTTTCTTGAGGATACACCGGTTTATCTTCAGTCTGTTAAATACGCTGCTGCTGAGCAGGATGCCAAACAACTCAGAGAGTTGGCGCACCTGATCAAGGGTAGTGCTTCGAATTTTGGTGCGATAGAAGTTGTCCGAATCAGCAAGGAACTGGAAGATTGTGGAAGCCGTGGCGAAGTAGAAGGTGTCGGGGCAATTGTCAGCAACTTAATGAAGGCTTTCGACCGGTTAAGAAAAGATCTTGAAGGTGAATTGACACAAGTAGTGCAAGGAGCGATGGGCAAACAGACCGGCGCTACATACACGATTTTGATCGCGGACGACGACCGCACCATGAGGATGGCATTGCGCAATGCGTTGGAAAGCGATGAATACCTGATCGAAGAAGTTCAAAATGGTGTCCATGCTGTTGCCATCTGTCAGCGCAAGATACCTGATCTGATTTTAATGGATGCCATGATGCCAGAGGTTGATGGCTTTACTGCCTGTCAACAAATCAGGGATTTGCCTAACGGCTCCGAAGTGCCAATTTTGATGATCACAGCTCTTGATGACGAAGACTCAATCAACCGTGCATTTAAGGCGGGAGCAAGTGATTATATTCCCAAGCCGGTCCACTTTTCTGTAATGCAACAAAGAGTTGCCCGCATGTTGCAGGCAAGTCGAAACGAAAAACATGTGAAGAAGCTTGCTTATCAGGATCCGTTAACAGGCTTGCCTAACCGTGCCAACCTGTTGCAGCAGATGCGGGTGATCATCAGTCGTGCTGCTTTAAATGATGAAATGGTTGCAGTGCTCTTCCTTGATCTGGATCGTTTCAAGGTTGTGAACGACTCTTTGGGGCATGATACGGGCGACCTGCTGTTAAAAGCTGTAGCTGAGCGTATCAGGCGCTGTCTGCGTGAAAACGATATTGTGGCTCGCCTTGGTGGTGATGAATTTACTATCGTGCTGGAGGGGCTGAGTAGCCCGGCCCTTGCTGCTAAAGTGGCAGAAAAAATTCGGGACAGTATCAGCAAACCTTTTGTGTTTTTACAGCAAAAGATGTTTGTTACTACCAGTGTCGGTATTTCTGTTTATCCCCATGATGGAACCGATGTCGGAACACTTCTCAAGCATGCTGACTCGGCAATGTTTACTGCCAAGGAAAAAGGTAATCGAATCCAGTTCTACGAACACGGAATGGAAGACCAGATATACAGCGTATTGGAATTGGAGCGTGAGCTCAGGGTTGCCCTGGAAGAAAATCAGCTCCGACTGTTCTATCAGCCACAGGTTAACCCTAAAACCGGTGAAGTGGTCTCTGCAGAAGCATTGATTAGATGGCAGCATCCGGAACGAGGTCTGTTGTATCCAGGTAAATTTATTCCGATGGCAGAAGAGTCCGGTTTAATTAATGATCTGGGGAATTGGGTGCTGCGGGAAGCATGCCGTCAACTCAGTGAATGGGTGAAGCTGGGTTATCGATTCAGGTTAGCTGTGAATTTCTCAGGACGTGAGTTGCAAGCGGAAGGTTTGGTACACAGGCTGAATAACCTGATTCGGGAATATAATATTCCACCGGAATTATTAGAGATCGAAATCACTGAGAGTATGCTGCTGGAGCACCATGATCGAATCATTGAGGATCTGGGGCGCATCAAAGAAATGGGTGTTACTCTTGCTATTGATGATTTTGGGAGTGGATACTCATCCCTGAATTACCTGAAGCACTTGCCTGTAGATGTTCTCAAACTGGATCAAATATTTGTTCACGATCTGGACGGCGATGAGGACAGCCAGGCGATTGTTGCCGGTATAGTTGGCCTTGCTAAAAATCTTGGTTTGCAAACGGTGGCAGAAGGCGTAGAAACAGAGATGCAGCGCACCATTTTGACAGAGCTCGGGTGCGATATGCTTCAGGGATTCCTGTTTAGCCAGGCGATTCCCCCTGATGAATTTGAAGAGAGCTTCCTAAAAATCATGGAAGGGGCTGAACAGATAGATTCCTAG